The genomic stretch ATTCTTGTATAAGTAAAATATAAAATATGAATATACAAATGAGGGAGAGGGATGATGAAACAAGATTGGAGTGGAAAAGGCGGCCTTAAAGATTACCTTAAAAATGGTGGTCGGTTGTTATCGATTGAAGAAGTCATCGATCCTTATCGGGAAGAATTATTGCAAACCCTTGCCGCTTTTTTTGATAGCGAACTTGCAGTATCGGCAGGCTTTACGTGTCTACTTGATATGGTGCCTAATATACAAATGCGGGTGAATGTTGCCCGTTTGATTGCTGAAAAAGCAGAACATGCCAAGGCCTTACTTGATATGATGGGTGAATTTGGCGAGAAAAGGCCGGAATATCTCAATCGCTTATATGGCGCCGAAGGTTTTGATTGGGCTGCCCGTCTTAAGCGCGATAGTGATCTTTCATTGGGGGCTAGCATCAGTTTAGATAAGCGAGTGCCAGTGCTTTATTATCCAATTGAAAACTGGCTGGATGCGGTCATAATGTATGTGCTTATGGAAAAGGCCGCCTATATTTTAATTGGTGAATTGGGACAAATATTTTATAAGCCATTGGCAATGGCTTGCCAACTTGTCATGACTTCAGAGCGCCAACATGCCAATCTTAGCCGCGAAGAATTATTGCGCCTTGCCAAAGGTGCCTATAAAAATGGAACTCTTGAAAAAATAGAAGCTTCTTTTAACTATTGGTTACAACGAACTAGGGCAAATTTTGATCCTGATAATTTACCCTATTTTGAGCGATTGCGGGCTTTGGGGCTTCCACATCGGTCAAACCAAGAAATGCTGAATCTGTTTAATCTAAGGGTTGATGACCTACGCCTTTCTTTAAATCTTGTGATGCGTCTTTAAAGACGGGGGTTTATTGCTCTAAAACTTTTAACGCTTCTATCGCTGCAGGAAGGCCTAGTCGTGCAGCTTGTTTTATTAATTTTATGCCCATTTCCTTTTCTTGTGCTTTATCTTGAGTTTCATCCTGTGTGTCGTCTTTTCCGTTATAGTGAAAAACGTCAAGGTTGTTTGTACAGTAACGTGTCCTTGATTGTTGACTTTTCAAAAAAATCGATGGCTTTTGCGAAGTCTTGTTCCACGCTTTAGCCGTTATTATAAAGCAAGCCTAAATTATTTTGCGCGTTCATATCCCCTTGTTCTGCCGCGCGTGAAAACCATTTAAACGCT from Bartonella sp. HY328 encodes the following:
- a CDS encoding Phenylacetic acid catabolic protein, whose amino-acid sequence is MMKQDWSGKGGLKDYLKNGGRLLSIEEVIDPYREELLQTLAAFFDSELAVSAGFTCLLDMVPNIQMRVNVARLIAEKAEHAKALLDMMGEFGEKRPEYLNRLYGAEGFDWAARLKRDSDLSLGASISLDKRVPVLYYPIENWLDAVIMYVLMEKAAYILIGELGQIFYKPLAMACQLVMTSERQHANLSREELLRLAKGAYKNGTLEKIEASFNYWLQRTRANFDPDNLPYFERLRALGLPHRSNQEMLNLFNLRVDDLRLSLNLVMRL